The Carassius gibelio isolate Cgi1373 ecotype wild population from Czech Republic chromosome B18, carGib1.2-hapl.c, whole genome shotgun sequence sequence atactaacaatatttaggggaagtcgtggcctaatggttagagggttggactcccaatcgaagggttgtgagttctagtctcgggccggacggaattgtgggtgggggtagtgcatgaacagctctctctccaccttcaataccatgacttaggtgcccttgagcaaggcatcgaacccccaactgctccccgggcgccgcagcataaatggctgcccactgctccgggtgtgtgttcacagtgtgtgtgtgttcactgctctgtgtgtgtgcatttcggatgggttaaatgcagagcacaaattttgagtatgggtcaccatgcttggctgaatgtcacttcacttcactaacagttgaattttgattttttttgttgattgTAAATCCATTACATAGGcctacctttctatcaaagttatctgacattatcaagatgaatttgttctgacggTTTAATTgtgttcttgtcatattttataaccattttctaaactatagcaaataaactgtgataatgtgagatgctgaaggtgtctgaataaatttggGTTtgactgtacatttattttttgataaagactatgcagtgctattttacatttactatTTGTTTTATGCACCAGGaaacctacaaacttgaaaaaacttgtTGTAAAGTGAATATCATAAAAAGGGAGTACAGGTTTGACGAATAAGTGGTCTAGCGCTTGCATGTTAGACTCGTCAAAAACACTTTGCTTTGCTCTTGTTGCGGTTCGCGGATGATTTCATTTTCCTCTCAAGTAGGACGTGGTGTACTGTGTGATATGTTACATTAGGCCTATGTCTTCGATGaaagtgttgttgtaatgattacattaccacaaaaaatacaaacacGTGATTTATCAGTCTGTTAAAACTTGTTCTAAATTGTATGGCAAAGATGCTTCTGtatgaatatataattaaatagagTTAACTTAATCTGTATCACACAAGTGTCGATTTTTCTCCAGATATCAGCATGATAACAATTCAATGTATACAAGTTTAATAAAGTTAGCATTAAGTGACTTTTGcctgtttttgctcaattttgccaacgaaaatagttccaaacaaagatcacagcagTTTTGCTTTTTCGAACAAAGGACTGTGTACtgtgtactaatatatatatatatatatatatatatatatatatagtttttttttttccttttttaaaaataatttcaaacattaGTATTCaccattttatgtttaaaaaacaaagcattatTTATGGTTCAGTAACAGGTCAAATGCATCCATGTCCACTCTGAGCTACATTAAACTTTGTAAATATCACatattttaacacttttactcaagcaatatcataaatggtgacttcaacatctaccaaattttttttacttgagtacCTTATCCACAACTGCCTGAGGGCGAGtaaattctgtatttttgagtgaacttttcctttaaagagAAATGTCAAAACATTGTCCCTTATCCTGGCGGTGTTAAAGCAAAAGTGGCTCTTCTTAACTTTAGTAAAGAGTGGCTTAAATTTTTGTTCGCAACAAGTTATGATTTATGTCAGTCCACCTGTTTAATCAGATTTTAGAGTAAAACAATCTTTTTAGTTTCTAGGGTTTagagtaaaattatatataaaactaaattatgacTCTTTGTGACAAAAATGCAAATTACAGCAACAATAAATTACACAAAAGGAAACCTGTGAAATCTCCATGTGATTGtgaacaatttattataaaaagcaCTGACAAATatacaaggttaaaaaaaattcactgaaaCATTCTTTTCAAAAGACATTGTGTTCACCGCTTAGTCAAACATAAAAACGTAAGTTACTCGATGGCAAAGTACAACAATAAAGACTTGCAATGTATTTATAAATGAGAAGAAAATGCACATATTTCTGTGGAATCTAAATCAATGCAATgcagacaaaaaagaaaatgagagatTTTGTAAACCTCAGTGGACCTAGCCAACACCTAAACACCACATCTTCATCCATTACCCCATCAGACTGCGTTCACAGAAACAGTCCACGGTCATGACAAATCCTGACGCTTCTCAATTGTAGATGAAGTTAAACCTGGTCCATAGAATAAACATTTGCTATTTAATTAGACAGCATTTATCAATACTAAATTATGTGAAGCCCATTTACTACAAGCTACAAGATTCAAAAGTAACATCTCACCTGCTCAGTAGCTGTGGAAGACTGGATATTATTGGGCCATAGCCAGGAGCATTATCATAAAGCTCAAACAAGGGGGCAGCCACCAGCTTGTAATTCTTAGGCACAGCAAACAATGctaaaaacacacaacacacaagttGAGCTGAATAATAGTACATTGAGTAAACAATGTATTTTGTCTTACCTTTCTCTTGCAGCTGTACTAGAAAAAGCTTCTTATGTTCTTTAGGCTTAGTGATGTGTGCAGGAATATAAGGGTACTGTGGAAGGAAATGAGATGTTCAATGTGATTTACCATTGAATCAAACTATAATAACTAGATATTCATTGTGTTTAGTTAAAGTGCTTGAAAGTTAAACAAAACTATATGTACTTTTATCTGTCTGATGGAAAAGGCAAGGcaggtttatttataatgcacatttcatacacaatggtaaataaaaaatacaaaattgataaaaaacaaaactaaaatcacaacaataaaacatgtaatttaaaaatgattatacATATAATATAGTGCAATCTGTCCGGACAGCGCACAGTgctcattaaataaatgcacagctaaacagatgagttttgagtctgcatttaaatgtgactaatgttttagcacatctgatctgaAGGAAACAGAGTAGTTACCTGAGGTGGTTCAAAGTTTGGTCTCCACCAGTTCCCAATACAGTCATCAATGACCCAGTCCTGTTTCACTCCATCCTGACGCCCCAAAATCTTGACAACAAATTTAGGAATTATTCTTAGTGTATATCAAACCGTTCTTTGCTAGATGTTACATAACATGGCATTTAATGTCAAACAAGATGGCACAATACTCTGATAATAAGTGTTTTTGGCTGATTGGCATTTACACTTTCAGATTCACTCTTTTCGAACAGactgtaggtttttttttaatttttagatgGCATATTTcaccaattattattttaaatccagTCAAAAAATGAAAGCAATAATACCTCAGTCATTAGTCGCTTCAGCCCCTCCACTTCATCCTCTCCAGGGTTCAACTCACCCCCAGGACTGGAAAAAAACAATGTATAAACCTTCAGCCACTGACAGACATTTTAGTagacaattattttataaatgcataatgaacaaacaaaacactgcaaagaaaagaaaacaagacatagcataataatgaaaaaaaaaaaagtataagggAATGTATATCAGTCCCTCCAGGATTTTGCGATCGCTGAATTTATTGCAAAATCAAGCAAACTCCACAATTTTTGTAATTGCCGCAATTTTTCAGCAGAATTTGGACGCATCCTGTGACCTCATAGCAATGCGCATTCAGTCAAAGAAATGTTGTTTCTCAGTTCCAAATATGGAATGAACAGCCTTGTGTTCTCATCATGACTCAAAGCTTTAAGTATTACTGATATTTATTCATCCTTCATAGGTTCCCCATGTATAAAACTAAAATTTTCAAAATGTAGGAAagcaaacaattatttaaaaataatattaaattactaCTAGTAGATGGCTGCAGAGAAGTACTTCTAAGCCATTTGCAatccctaatatatatttttgtattcactgaattatatttagacattatgaatgacagaaataaaagtacattttatcagATAAAGTCTGCTAAAGATCTGGGAATCATCTGCTGTCTACTCTGATAAAGGTCTCGGAAacagttttacatgcattctaaTAAATGCCTATTTGACATCTGACACGAAACATCTTAGAAACGTACTGCAGATGAGCAAGCACTCTTTAAAATACATCTTGCATATGTAAATGCAGACATTAAATAGAGATCTCTGAGATGTACATGTGCGATTAGGGCAAGTGCTTTACTGTCAGGTGCTGGTGACACCATCTGTAGAACTTAATGGCACTAGTGCTGGTGTCGTGGAACGTTAGTCTGGAGACCTACAGTGGTTCTCGAAGTCAGAAAAGTCATAACAGTGTCAGAAGAATGTTGTCTGTTGTATTATTTTCACTGAAAAACAATAAGAAATGGCGCAAATATCACTGCAAATTTTGAGAAAAGCAGCCATTTTAGGCAgcaaaaatcagaaaaaaagttcCACTAAATC is a genomic window containing:
- the LOC127977052 gene encoding cleavage and polyadenylation specificity factor subunit 5, which codes for MSVVPPNRSSTGWPRGVNQFGNKYISQPAKPLTLERTINLYPLTNYTFGTKEPLYEKDSSVAARFQRMREEFEKIGMRRTVEGVLIVHEHRLPHVLLLQLGTTFFKLPGGELNPGEDEVEGLKRLMTEILGRQDGVKQDWVIDDCIGNWWRPNFEPPQYPYIPAHITKPKEHKKLFLVQLQEKALFAVPKNYKLVAAPLFELYDNAPGYGPIISSLPQLLSRFNFIYN